A single Hippocampus zosterae strain Florida chromosome 17, ASM2543408v3, whole genome shotgun sequence DNA region contains:
- the aanat2 gene encoding arylalkylamine N-acetyltransferase 2 has translation MSQHPSVSSPFLKPFFLKTPIRVVRPLRQRRHTLPASEFRNLTPQDAISVFEIEREAFISVSGECPLTLEEVLHFVDQCPELSLGWFEEGQLVAFIIGTGWDKERLSQEAMTLHVPNTTTVHIHVLSVHRHCRQQGKGSILLWRYLQYLRCLPHPRRALLVCEDFLVPFYRKAGFKEKGPSAISVSNMRFQEMEYLLCGQAYARRNSGC, from the exons ATGAGCCAGCACCCGAGCGTCTCGTCGCCCTTCCTCAAGCCCTTCTTCCTGAAGACGCCCATACGGGTGGTCAGGCCTCTGCGGCAGAGGAGACACACGCTGCCCGCCAGCGAGTTCAGGAACCTCACGCCTCAGGACGCCATCAGCGTGTTCGAGATCGAGAGAGAAG CTTTCATCTCGGTGTCCGGCGAGTGCCCTTTGACCCTGGAAGAGGTGCTGCACTTTGTGGATCAATGCCCCGAGCTGTCGCTGGGCTGGTTCGAGGAAGGCCAGTTGGTCGCCTTCATCATCGGCACGGGCTGGGACAAGGAGAGGCTTTCGCAG GAGGCCATGACGCTACACGTGCCCAACACAACAACGGTGCACATCCACGTGCTGTCGGTGCACCGCCACTGCCGACAGCAGGGCAAAGGCTCCATCCTGCTGTGGCGCTACCTGCAGTACCTGCGCTGCTTGCCGCACCCCCGCCGGGCCCTGCTGGTCTGCGAGGACTTCCTGGTGCCCTTCTACCGCAAGGCCGGCTTCAAGGAGAAAGGCCCGTCGGCCATCAGCGTGTCCAACATGCGCTTTCAGGAGATGGAGTATTTGCTGTGCGGGCAGGCGTACGCCCGGCGGAATAGCGGCTGTTAG